One window from the genome of Salvelinus fontinalis isolate EN_2023a chromosome 3, ASM2944872v1, whole genome shotgun sequence encodes:
- the LOC129851182 gene encoding hyaluronidase-2-like: MLYWTVLPDWKVLFLVTLLWDCCFCAEELKPTRWPLYPQKPLVLAWNAPTEDCGPRHSIHFQLEQFQIVASPNEGFVRQNLTIFYKDRLGLYPYYDEPDGTAMNGGLPQVASLTQHLEKMPEGIQYYIREPGAKGLAVIDWEEWRPLWIRNWDFKDVYRRRSRQLVAEKNLAWPAERVAKVAQQEFEMSTRKFMLETLRLAKSLRPNQLWGFYLFPDCYNHDYRNTLENYTGRCPDVEVARNEMLKWLWTESTALFPSVYMSTVLRSSPSGRQFVRNRVKEGMRLASGGDGLARPVFVYARPTYANVLDLLTETDLVSTIGESVALGAAGIILWGDHAYAGSKTSCFSLNEYLQGPLGRYLLNVSTAAELCSQRLCGSQGRCLRRHPDTDAYLHLSPLTHSIVSQENGKFKVQTLGQLGEEEIMGFQREFQCQCYSGYQGEGCGQRDPLQQRGIAPLVMGTWVHCLLLLLLTLLL, from the exons ATGTTGTACTGGACTGTACTGCCTGATTGGAAAGTATTGTTTTTGGTGACTCTTCTATGGGACTGCTGCTTCTGTGCTGAGGAACTAAAGCCCACAAGATGGCCACTGTATCCCCAAAAGCCTCTGGTCCTGGCCTGGAATGCCCCGACGGAGGACTGCGGCCCGCGGCACAGTATCCATTTTCAGCTGGAGCAGTTCCAGATTGTGGCGTCGCCCAACGAGGGCTTTGTCCGCCAGAACCTCACCATATTTTACAAGGACCGCTTAGGGTTGTACCCCTACTATGATGAGCCTGATGGTACAGCCATGAACGGTGGGCTCCCGCAGGTTGCCAGTCTCACTCAGCATCTGGAGAAGATGCCGGAGGGCATTCAGTATTACATACGTGAACCAGGGGCTAAGGGACTGGCAGTTATTGACTGGGAGGAATGGAGACCACTGTGGATCCGCAACTGGGACTTCAAGGATGTGTACCGCAGACGGTCACGCCAGCTGGTGGCCGAGAAGAACCTAGCTTGGCCCGCAGAGCGTGTGGCTAAGGTGGCCCAGCAGGAGTTTGAGATGTCGACCCGGAAGTTCATGCTGGAGACCCTGAGGCTGGCCAAGAGCCTGCGGCCCAACCAGCTGTGGGGGTTCTACCTGTTCCCAGACTGCTACAACCACGACTACAGGAACACTCTGGAGAACTACACTGGCCGCTGTCCTGACGTGGAGGTGGCCCGGAATGAAATGCTCAAATGGCTGTGGACTGAGAGTACAGCCCTCTTCCCTTCCGTCTACATGAGCACAGTGCTACGCTCTTCGCCCTCTGGGCGCCAGTTTGTCCGGAACCGTGTGAAGGAGGGGATGCGTCTGGCATCAGGAGGAGACGGGCTGGCACGTCCTGTCTTTGTGTATGCCCGGCCCACCTACGCCAACGTATTGGACCTGCTGACAGAG ACGGACCTGGTCTCCACCATCGGGGAGAGTGTGGCTCTTGGGGCCGCAGGCATCATCCTCTGGGGAGACCATGCTTATGCAGGCAGCAAG acCAGTTGCTTCAGTCTGAATGAGTACCTACAGGGTCCGCTGGGCCGGTACCTGCTCAATGTCTCCACGGCAGCAGAGCTGTGCAGCCAGAGGCTGTGCGGTTCCCAAGGACGCTGCCTGCGCAGACACCCTGACACTGACGCCTACCTGCACCTCAGCCCCCTCACCCACAGCATAGTCAGCCAGGAAAATGGCAAATTCAAGGTTCAAACTCTAGGTCAGCTTGGGGAAGAGGAGATAATGGGCTTTCAGAGAGAGTTTCAGTGCCAGTGCTATAGTGGCTACCAGGGAGAGGGTTGTGGCCAGAGAGACCCCCTACAACAAAGAGGTATCGCACCTTTAGTCATGGGGACATGGGTTCACTGTCTGCTCCTGCTACTCCTCACACTCCTGCTCTGA